The stretch of DNA CTTCCTTCTCCCTGTTCCGATAAATGGAATAACTTCTCCATTTATGATTTTGCTCCATTATATATGAAACAGTGGACAGAGGAGCAGCCAAATTTATAAAACGGAGTACTGGCTGTCTTTCTGATCAGTAATAAACATATGTCCAGGCGCATGGGTAATCATCAATGCCGGCTTGCTTGACATGGCAATAGATTGCGGGGTTGCACCGCATGCCCAGAAAACAGGCGTCTCACCTTCTTTTACTGTTACAGCATCGCCAAAATCCGGCTTGTCTAGCTGGGCAATGCCCATTTGCTCCGGCATGCCGATATGTACAGGTGAGCCGTGCACCGCCGGGAAGCGGGACGTTACTTCAACTGCGCGTATCACATCTTTTGATTGAAACGGCCGCATGCTGACCACGAGATTCCCATGAAACACACCAGCCGGTTCACATGGCTGATTTGTAATATACATCGGTACATTTCGCTGTTCATCAATGTGGCGAATTGAAAGGCCGTTTTCCAGCAGGGCATGCTCAAATGTAAAGCTGCAGCCGATTAAAAAGGAAACAAAATCGTCCTGCCAGTAGGATTCGATGCTCGTTACTTCCTCAACAAGCTCCCCATGCCGGTAAATCCGGTATTTTGGTGTGTCATAACGTAAGTCAGCTGTTGGTGCCGTCAATCTTGGAACCGGCGAGCCAACATCTGTGACTTCGAGGAGCGGGCACGCTTTTGGATTTCGCTGGCAAAACAGCAAAAAGTCATATGCCTGTTCTTTCGGCAAAATCACAAGATTGGCTTGTGTATATCCAGGGGCCAAACCGGCTGTTAGCTTCGTCCATTTGTTTTCCCGAATCTCTTTGCGAATCCATTCCAATGATGTTTTCATTTTTACGCCCCCTTTTACTTCTCTGGAAAAAGCTGAACCTCTTCTAAAAAACGTGTTGTGAACGTTCCTTTTTGGAACTGTTCCTGATCAAGAAGCCTTAAATGAAAGGGAATCGTCGTTTCAATTCCTATGAGGACCATTTCATTTAACGATCGTTTCATTTTTTGAATCGCTTCCTCCCTTGTTTCTCCCCACACAATCACTTTTGCAGCCATTGAATCATAAAAAGGAGGAATGGCATACCCGGTATAAACGGCACTGTCCACCCTTACCCCAAAACCGCCTGGCGGAAGATATTCCGCTACGCGTCCCGGAGACGGCCGAAAGTCATGTTCAGGGCTTTCCGCATTAATCCGGCATTCAATAGCCCAGCCCGTTATCCGGATATCTTCTTGTTTATACGAAAGCGGCAGACCGGCTGCAATCTTTATTTGTTCTTTAATAATATCTACTGTAGTCACAAGTTCCGTTACAGGATGTTCGACCTGAATGCGGGTATTCATTTCCATAAAATAAAACTGGCCATGCTTATCAAGCAAAAATTCAATGGTTCCCGCACTGTGATATTGAACTGCTTGAGCTGCTTTTACCGCTGCTTCACCCATTTGGCGGCGAAGCTGTTCACTCAGCGCTGGTGAGGGCGCTTCTTCCACCAGCTTTTGATGCCTTCTTTGAATGGAACAGTCTCGTTCGCCCAGATGAATCACCTGTCCTAAGCGGTCTGCCAGCACTTGAATTTCAATATGGCGCGGTTCCTCGATGTATTTTTCAAGGTAAACAGCAGCATTGCCAAAGGCTTTTTCCGCTTCAGACTGCGCCTGATGAATCGCCTGCTGCAGGCCCTGCTCTGTTTCCGCCAGGCGCATCCCTTTGCCGCCGCCTCCTGCTGTCGCTTTGACCATAACCGGGTAGCCAATTTCTTTTGCCACATTTAAGGCGTCATCCTGACTTTGGATGATGCCTTCTGTTCCCGGCACCGTTGGCACTCCTGCTTTTTTCATCGTTGAGCGCGCTACCGCTTTTTCGCCCATTTTGCGGATCGCTTCCGGCTCGGGTCCAATGAACACGACATTGCATGCACGGCACATTTCCGCAAAATCTGCATTTTCGGCCAAAAACCCGTACCCCGGATGAATTGCATCTGCCTGCGTCACCGCGGCAGCACTCATGATATTATGCATATTCAAATAACTGTCTTTAGCCGGTGTTTTCCCGATACAAAGCGCTTCGTCCGCAAGCTTTACATGCAGCGACTCGCGGTCTGCTTCGGAAAAAATTGCAACCGTCTGGATGCCCATCTCTTTGCAGGCGCGAATAATCCGTACCGCGATTTCCCCTCTGTTTGCAATCAATACTTTTTTAAACATGTGAATGCTCCTTTTACGATCGCTTCTTCAGCTTAAAAAGCGGCTGCCCATACTCCACTACGTCTCCATCTTCCACCAGCACTTCAACAATTTCACCATCTACACCCGCCTGAACTTCATTAAACAGCTTCATCGCTTCTACAATGCAGACAACTTGTCCTTTTTGGACAGTGTCTCCCACTTGAACGAGCGGTTCTTCGCTTTCGTTAGCACGTGTGTAAAAGGTGCCCACCATGGGAGAAGTAATAACTTCATCCTTCGATACAGCTTCATCCTTCGCTGCTTTATCTGTTTGTTCATTTGATAGCAGCTGATCAGGTACTGATACACTGACCTCTTCCTTTTGAATCTTATTTTGAAGGACTGGCTGT from Domibacillus sp. DTU_2020_1001157_1_SI_ALB_TIR_016 encodes:
- the accB gene encoding acetyl-CoA carboxylase biotin carboxyl carrier protein, whose translation is MIKMSDFQEMVNIIDRSSVNVFTFEYEGMKMKLEKQPVLQNKIQKEEVSVSVPDQLLSNEQTDKAAKDEAVSKDEVITSPMVGTFYTRANESEEPLVQVGDTVQKGQVVCIVEAMKLFNEVQAGVDGEIVEVLVEDGDVVEYGQPLFKLKKRS
- a CDS encoding putative hydro-lyase; this encodes MKTSLEWIRKEIRENKWTKLTAGLAPGYTQANLVILPKEQAYDFLLFCQRNPKACPLLEVTDVGSPVPRLTAPTADLRYDTPKYRIYRHGELVEEVTSIESYWQDDFVSFLIGCSFTFEHALLENGLSIRHIDEQRNVPMYITNQPCEPAGVFHGNLVVSMRPFQSKDVIRAVEVTSRFPAVHGSPVHIGMPEQMGIAQLDKPDFGDAVTVKEGETPVFWACGATPQSIAMSSKPALMITHAPGHMFITDQKDSQYSVL
- the accC gene encoding acetyl-CoA carboxylase biotin carboxylase subunit, whose product is MFKKVLIANRGEIAVRIIRACKEMGIQTVAIFSEADRESLHVKLADEALCIGKTPAKDSYLNMHNIMSAAAVTQADAIHPGYGFLAENADFAEMCRACNVVFIGPEPEAIRKMGEKAVARSTMKKAGVPTVPGTEGIIQSQDDALNVAKEIGYPVMVKATAGGGGKGMRLAETEQGLQQAIHQAQSEAEKAFGNAAVYLEKYIEEPRHIEIQVLADRLGQVIHLGERDCSIQRRHQKLVEEAPSPALSEQLRRQMGEAAVKAAQAVQYHSAGTIEFLLDKHGQFYFMEMNTRIQVEHPVTELVTTVDIIKEQIKIAAGLPLSYKQEDIRITGWAIECRINAESPEHDFRPSPGRVAEYLPPGGFGVRVDSAVYTGYAIPPFYDSMAAKVIVWGETREEAIQKMKRSLNEMVLIGIETTIPFHLRLLDQEQFQKGTFTTRFLEEVQLFPEK